The following coding sequences are from one Spartinivicinus poritis window:
- a CDS encoding phage head-tail joining protein translates to MSFTTNDLHNINSAIASGELKVKINGREIEYRSINELLKARKTIIHAMGGKKRADPLKGVQTIIDRGV, encoded by the coding sequence ATGAGTTTTACCACAAACGATTTACATAATATCAATAGCGCCATTGCTAGCGGTGAATTAAAAGTCAAAATTAACGGGCGCGAAATAGAATACCGCTCAATTAATGAATTACTAAAAGCACGCAAAACGATTATTCACGCAATGGGAGGCAAAAAAAGGGCGGACCCCCTAAAGGGAGTCCAGACCATTATAGATCGGGGTGTCTAA
- a CDS encoding phage terminase large subunit family protein — protein MYASTSDQFIENSNLIQAPKRENLSKTARDILYVNQGGTFGKWDGDIVPYMWEPMDCLQLRAYSAVIFVGPARTSKTVSLVDGWAMHTIANDPADMLIVQTSQEKASEFSKKRLTPAIHACPETSAALSPRSYDNNVHDKILKAGNYLKIGWPSKNVFASSDWKRVLLTDYDRMPQNVGGEGSPFMLAGKRTQTFMSSGMVLAESSPGFEITDPNFRLEHNHEAPPTEGILHLYNLGDRRLFYWQCTDCREWFEPDFDLLVWDKEEPDPSKASEKVTLACPHCGVEHEEKKKLHFNLKGRWLRQGEYLDKNGQVHGEPRITRYASFWQKGPTATFQTWNELVYKYKAALIEYERTGSIQSLKTTINTDQGKPFTPPRTMSCTAGDLADRASNYGLKVVPEWVRFLTAAIDIQAGKRSGFEVQVIGWGVDLEHIVLDRFAINKSNRLDDDGKRLQVAPGSYVEDWELITEKVLKRTYPLEDDSGRHMAILKVACDSGGEAGVTTKAYEYYRNLRKQKLHRRFMLVKGASQFNATLIRLTYPSPSKQKIKRGKKINMRGDIPLYMLNTHQIKDGVINDLLREFPGPRFVHFPDWLPESFYDELTYEVRDSAGRWEKPGNGANEAFDLMVYNWAIIYSRKLENMNWENPLPFALPWDQNPLVFNPN, from the coding sequence ATGTACGCCTCAACGTCTGACCAATTCATAGAAAATAGCAATTTAATCCAAGCCCCCAAGCGCGAAAACCTGTCAAAAACAGCCCGAGATATTTTATATGTCAACCAGGGCGGTACCTTTGGAAAGTGGGACGGTGATATTGTGCCGTATATGTGGGAACCCATGGATTGCCTACAGCTTCGGGCGTATAGCGCGGTTATCTTTGTGGGTCCGGCGCGTACCTCTAAGACCGTATCATTAGTCGATGGCTGGGCAATGCATACAATTGCTAATGATCCGGCTGACATGCTGATCGTGCAAACTAGCCAGGAAAAAGCCAGTGAATTTAGTAAAAAGCGGCTGACACCAGCCATTCACGCTTGCCCTGAAACGTCCGCTGCGTTATCGCCTCGATCATACGACAACAATGTTCACGATAAAATATTAAAGGCGGGTAACTATTTAAAAATTGGTTGGCCATCTAAAAACGTGTTCGCCTCATCCGATTGGAAACGGGTGCTATTAACCGACTACGACCGTATGCCACAGAATGTGGGCGGGGAAGGCTCGCCCTTTATGCTAGCTGGTAAACGAACTCAGACCTTTATGTCTTCTGGTATGGTACTGGCGGAAAGCTCACCTGGCTTTGAAATTACCGACCCGAATTTCAGGCTTGAGCATAACCATGAAGCCCCACCCACTGAGGGTATTTTGCACCTCTATAATTTGGGTGATCGGCGTTTATTTTATTGGCAATGCACCGACTGTCGAGAATGGTTCGAGCCTGACTTTGATTTGCTGGTATGGGATAAGGAAGAACCTGACCCCTCAAAAGCCAGTGAAAAAGTTACCTTAGCTTGTCCGCATTGTGGTGTAGAGCATGAGGAAAAGAAAAAACTACACTTTAATTTAAAAGGGCGCTGGTTAAGGCAAGGTGAATACCTTGATAAAAATGGCCAAGTACACGGCGAACCCCGTATAACCCGCTATGCGTCATTTTGGCAAAAAGGGCCAACCGCTACATTCCAGACCTGGAATGAACTCGTTTATAAATACAAAGCTGCACTGATAGAGTATGAGCGTACCGGCTCAATACAGTCATTAAAGACAACCATTAACACCGACCAGGGTAAACCCTTTACCCCGCCGCGTACTATGAGTTGTACGGCAGGTGATTTAGCTGATCGGGCATCTAATTATGGTCTAAAAGTGGTGCCTGAATGGGTGCGCTTCTTAACCGCTGCTATTGATATTCAAGCCGGTAAAAGGTCCGGGTTTGAGGTGCAAGTCATCGGCTGGGGTGTGGATTTAGAGCATATTGTGCTGGATCGATTTGCGATTAATAAATCTAACCGTTTAGATGATGATGGCAAGCGACTACAAGTAGCACCTGGTTCTTATGTTGAAGATTGGGAATTAATCACTGAAAAAGTACTTAAACGCACCTACCCGCTTGAGGATGATTCAGGCCGACACATGGCCATACTCAAAGTGGCGTGTGACAGTGGCGGCGAGGCAGGTGTAACAACTAAAGCCTATGAATATTACCGCAATTTAAGAAAGCAAAAGCTACACCGGCGCTTTATGTTGGTAAAAGGAGCCAGTCAATTCAATGCAACACTCATACGGCTAACGTATCCCAGCCCCAGCAAACAAAAGATTAAACGGGGTAAAAAAATCAACATGCGTGGTGATATACCGCTGTATATGTTGAATACCCACCAAATCAAAGACGGTGTGATTAATGATTTGCTTCGGGAATTTCCGGGGCCTCGCTTTGTACACTTCCCAGACTGGCTACCAGAGTCGTTTTACGACGAATTGACTTATGAGGTGCGTGATAGTGCTGGCCGTTGGGAAAAGCCCGGTAATGGCGCTAACGAAGCCTTTGATTTAATGGTTTATAACTGGGCAATTATTTACAGCCGTAAATTAGAGAATATGAACTGGGAAAACCCCCTACCGTTTGCTTTGCCTTGGGATCAAAATCCCTTGGTATTTAATCCAAATTAA
- a CDS encoding DUF1441 family protein, which translates to MKEQNLLNITQIAEFYGIHRNTVMKRIRQEGIEPTDKVGNANRYDIAEVEHLFYESEIRNLQPGYSPEDLPPKDRKDWYQSENERLKFELACSELIPAKEVRQESIKLMKTLVAFFESLPDKMERTRLFTPDQLDLLENQCDQFRNQLHMTLQQQLAGTCTPQRLTNS; encoded by the coding sequence ATGAAAGAACAAAATTTACTCAATATTACTCAAATCGCAGAATTCTATGGTATTCATAGAAATACTGTTATGAAAAGAATACGGCAAGAAGGTATAGAGCCTACTGATAAGGTAGGTAATGCAAATCGTTATGATATTGCTGAGGTTGAACATTTGTTTTATGAATCAGAAATACGCAACCTTCAACCAGGCTACAGCCCAGAAGACTTGCCGCCTAAAGACCGCAAGGACTGGTATCAATCTGAGAACGAACGCCTTAAGTTTGAATTAGCTTGTAGCGAATTAATTCCAGCTAAAGAAGTACGGCAAGAGTCGATTAAATTAATGAAAACTCTGGTTGCTTTTTTTGAGTCATTACCCGACAAGATGGAGCGCACCAGGTTATTTACCCCTGATCAATTGGACTTACTCGAAAATCAGTGTGACCAGTTCCGTAATCAATTACACATGACTTTACAACAGCAGTTAGCAGGAACATGTACGCCTCAACGTCTGACCAATTCATAG